The Bacteroidota bacterium genome includes a window with the following:
- a CDS encoding alginate export family protein yields MKHIVFLILVSFLIFSTTDLFSQFVVSGQFRPRAELGNGYKVLPTEADDPGFFISQRTRLNFNYSTEKMKTRLSFQDIRVWGDEDIYNKSGVWAKDAKNLDVYEAWFEFKIFENSMLRIGKQELKYDDQRLISWRNWSQYGLTYDALLYSFNKKGIQADVGLSFNNKSSNSVRKEYYSDNNRMKTLNFIYLKKKFNKAMHLSLIAVASGYEKEGNPSIIYLSETMGGNFVFKNKIVNASATAYYQMGENPTGQDVSAYLIAAKVLGTYDKFTFGGGIDIYSGHDTENTDEDYVNTDHTFDNLYGARFSLNGNMNHFTLFDAHTKNGGLTDIYVHFKYAISKKSTVKTDFHAFSLTKDVLNTVSLENYDKALSNEIDIAYIHKFSKAVKLNAGFCYSLPGETLEMFKGVYVEGEDVINPLFSYLMITVSPTFFKSK; encoded by the coding sequence ATGAAACACATTGTATTTTTAATTTTAGTTTCGTTTCTAATTTTCAGCACTACCGATTTGTTTTCGCAATTTGTAGTGAGCGGACAGTTTCGCCCAAGAGCAGAACTCGGAAACGGGTACAAAGTTTTACCTACAGAAGCTGACGACCCAGGGTTTTTTATTAGTCAGCGAACTCGATTGAATTTTAACTATTCAACTGAGAAAATGAAGACCCGTTTATCTTTTCAGGACATCAGGGTTTGGGGAGACGAAGATATTTATAACAAAAGCGGAGTCTGGGCAAAAGATGCTAAAAATCTGGACGTTTACGAAGCATGGTTCGAATTTAAGATTTTCGAAAACTCTATGCTAAGAATTGGAAAACAAGAACTTAAGTACGATGACCAAAGACTAATTTCGTGGAGAAACTGGAGTCAATACGGACTTACCTACGATGCACTTCTGTATAGCTTCAATAAAAAAGGAATTCAAGCAGATGTGGGATTATCTTTCAACAATAAAAGTTCAAACTCTGTTAGAAAAGAATATTATTCTGATAACAATCGAATGAAAACCTTAAATTTTATTTATCTGAAAAAGAAATTCAACAAAGCCATGCACTTGTCGCTGATTGCAGTAGCCAGCGGATACGAAAAAGAAGGAAATCCTTCAATAATTTATTTGTCAGAAACAATGGGAGGAAATTTTGTTTTCAAAAATAAAATTGTGAATGCCTCAGCTACAGCGTATTATCAAATGGGTGAAAATCCAACAGGCCAAGATGTAAGTGCTTATTTGATTGCTGCAAAAGTTTTAGGCACCTATGACAAGTTCACTTTTGGAGGAGGTATAGATATATACTCGGGGCACGATACTGAAAACACCGACGAAGATTATGTTAATACCGACCACACTTTCGACAATTTGTATGGTGCAAGATTTAGTTTAAACGGAAATATGAACCATTTCACATTGTTCGATGCACATACTAAAAATGGCGGCTTGACCGATATTTATGTGCATTTCAAATATGCTATAAGCAAAAAATCTACGGTAAAAACCGATTTTCATGCTTTTTCTTTAACAAAAGATGTTTTAAATACTGTGAGCCTGGAAAACTATGATAAAGCGCTCAGTAACGAAATTGACATTGCCTATATCCATAAATTTAGCAAGGCAGTGAAACTAAATGCCGGTTTTTGCTATTCGCTACCAGGCGAAACTCTTGAAATGTTTAAAGGAGTTTATGTTGAAGGTGAAGATGTTATTAATCCGCTTTTTAGTTATTTGATGATTACTGTAAGCCCAACTTTTTTCAAGAGCAAATAA
- the dprA gene encoding DNA-protecting protein DprA: MDLNLLKYKIGISLIPGIGSVIAKKLIAYIGGVEAVFKEKESVLQKIPGVGSILARSIVRQNVLIQAEKETKFIEKEGINAFFYLDADYPNRLKQCNDAPIILYSKGNVDFNQEKVISIVGTRKASSRGKEVCSQLVTKLRENNHNPIIVSGFAYGIDISAHKAAINNKLPTVAVLAHGLNTIYPALHKKYLNDIFENGAIITEFLHEQLPERVNFVKRNRIIAGISDATIVVESPVKGGSLITAEIANSYFRDVFAFPGRTNDTYSKGCNKLIKCNKAALIEDVEDLEYILNWNKKKGNSHAIQQKLFNELSENETIILDLLKENGELEIDTISRMSKLQISKVSSLLLNLEFAGLIKALPGKIFTLS, from the coding sequence ATGGATCTTAATTTACTAAAGTACAAAATTGGGATTAGTTTAATTCCTGGAATAGGAAGTGTTATTGCAAAAAAATTGATTGCATACATTGGAGGTGTCGAAGCAGTTTTTAAAGAAAAGGAGAGTGTTTTACAAAAGATTCCGGGAGTAGGTTCCATCTTAGCTCGCAGCATAGTTAGACAAAACGTTCTTATTCAAGCAGAAAAAGAAACTAAGTTTATTGAAAAAGAAGGTATTAATGCCTTCTTTTATTTAGATGCAGATTATCCTAACAGACTGAAACAATGCAACGATGCTCCAATCATCTTGTATTCGAAAGGAAATGTCGATTTCAATCAAGAAAAAGTAATAAGTATAGTTGGCACTCGAAAAGCAAGTTCGCGTGGAAAAGAGGTTTGTAGCCAATTGGTTACAAAACTCAGGGAAAACAATCATAATCCAATAATTGTAAGTGGCTTTGCTTATGGTATCGACATTTCGGCACATAAGGCTGCAATAAATAATAAATTGCCAACAGTGGCGGTTTTAGCTCATGGATTGAATACAATATATCCGGCATTGCACAAAAAATATTTAAACGATATTTTTGAAAATGGAGCAATTATTACAGAATTTTTGCACGAACAGTTGCCTGAAAGAGTAAATTTTGTAAAGCGAAACCGAATTATTGCCGGAATTTCGGATGCGACTATTGTAGTTGAATCTCCGGTAAAAGGCGGCTCTTTAATAACCGCAGAGATTGCAAACTCGTATTTTCGAGATGTTTTTGCTTTTCCGGGGCGAACAAATGATACATATTCAAAGGGATGCAATAAATTGATAAAATGCAATAAAGCAGCTTTGATTGAAGATGTTGAAGATCTTGAGTATATATTAAATTGGAATAAGAAAAAGGGAAATTCACATGCAATTCAACAAAAATTATTCAACGAATTGTCTGAAAACGAAACTATTATTTTAGATTTGCTCAAAGAAAATGGAGAATTAGAAATAGATACAATTAGCAGAATGTCGAAATTGCAAATAAGTAAGGTTTCGTCATTGTTGTTAAATCTAGAATTTGCAGGACTTATAAAAGCTTTACCGGGAAAGATTTTTACTCTATCATAA
- a CDS encoding NAD(P)H-dependent glycerol-3-phosphate dehydrogenase: MEKTAHNKKIAVLGGGSWATAIVKMLLNNESKVNWFMRNPDLIESIKRFHRNPRYLSSAYLEISKINFSSDINEIAEKSDVLIFAIPSAFLKLALGKLKINIEDKIIVSAIKGIVPDENMIIGDFFNNKYDIPLPSMVIISGPCHAEEVALERLSYLTIASQSEDNAKYIASSLQSRYIKTLISDDIFGTEYSAVLKNIFAIAAGICHGLRYGDNFQAVLISNAIREIKRFVDTVHPITRDIKDSAYLGDLLVTAYSKFSRNRTFGTMIGQGYSVKTAQLEMNMIAEGYYSTYCISKINEKYKVEMPITEAVYNIIYRKKSPANEIKLLTDKLN, encoded by the coding sequence ATGGAGAAAACAGCTCATAATAAAAAAATTGCAGTCTTAGGTGGCGGAAGTTGGGCTACCGCAATAGTAAAAATGCTTTTGAATAACGAATCAAAAGTAAATTGGTTTATGCGAAATCCAGACCTGATAGAGTCGATAAAAAGATTTCATAGAAATCCCAGATATTTAAGCTCTGCTTACCTCGAAATTAGCAAAATCAATTTTTCTTCTGATATTAACGAAATTGCAGAAAAATCTGATGTTCTTATTTTTGCCATTCCTTCTGCTTTTTTGAAACTGGCACTTGGTAAACTAAAAATCAATATTGAAGACAAAATTATTGTATCAGCAATCAAAGGGATTGTTCCGGACGAAAATATGATAATTGGCGATTTTTTTAATAATAAATATGATATTCCATTGCCTTCAATGGTAATAATCTCAGGCCCTTGTCATGCTGAAGAGGTTGCACTTGAGCGTTTGTCGTATCTAACTATAGCTTCGCAAAGTGAAGACAATGCAAAATATATTGCCAGCTCATTGCAGTCGAGATATATAAAAACACTCATCTCCGACGATATTTTTGGCACAGAATATTCAGCAGTTTTGAAAAATATTTTTGCAATTGCCGCAGGAATTTGTCATGGTTTGCGTTATGGTGACAATTTTCAAGCAGTGCTGATTTCCAATGCCATTCGCGAAATCAAACGTTTCGTTGATACAGTCCACCCAATAACGAGAGACATCAAAGATTCTGCTTATCTTGGCGACTTGCTTGTTACTGCTTATTCCAAATTCAGCAGGAATAGAACTTTCGGAACAATGATTGGTCAGGGATATTCCGTAAAGACCGCCCAATTGGAAATGAACATGATTGCAGAAGGCTATTATTCAACTTATTGTATATCAAAAATAAATGAAAAATATAAAGTAGAAATGCCTATTACAGAAGCTGTTTACAATATCATTTATCGAAAAAAATCGCCTGCTAATGAAATTAAATTATTAACCGATAAGTTGAACTAA
- a CDS encoding YifB family Mg chelatase-like AAA ATPase, producing the protein MLVKAYGSAVYGVSATTITIEVNVSQGINFFLVGLPDSAVKESQQRIDSALRTNGYKIPGKKVVINMAPADIRKEGSAYDLPLAIGIMAASEQIKSEKVGDYVIMGELSLDGSLQPIKGVLPIAIQAREEGFKGFILPNQNAKEAAVVNNLEIYGVDNIKEVIDFFNEEIELEPTVVNTRDEFYKNINICDFDFSDVKGQENVKRALEVAAAGGHNIIMIGPPGAGKTMLAKRIPTIIPPLTLHESLETTKIHSVVGKISRETSLITSRPFRSPHHTISDVALVGGGQFPQPGEISLAHNGVLFLDELPEFKRTVLEVMRQPLEDRVITISRAKFSVEYPASFMLVSSMNPCPCGYYNHPEKNCVCSPGVVQKYLNKISGPLLDRIDIHIEVIPVSFKKLSETKMSENSIEIRQRVITARETQERRFAENKEVHSNSQMSSKQIRKYCEIDETGKTLLKNALEKLGLSARAYDRILKVSRTIADLEGYEDILSDHLAEAIQYRSLDRENWAG; encoded by the coding sequence ATGTTAGTAAAAGCATACGGTTCTGCTGTTTACGGAGTTTCAGCCACGACTATTACCATTGAGGTGAACGTATCGCAGGGAATAAATTTTTTTCTTGTCGGATTGCCTGATAGTGCTGTAAAAGAAAGCCAGCAAAGAATAGATTCAGCTTTACGTACCAACGGATATAAAATACCTGGGAAAAAGGTTGTTATAAACATGGCGCCTGCAGATATTCGCAAAGAAGGCTCTGCCTACGATTTACCTCTCGCTATTGGTATTATGGCAGCATCTGAACAAATAAAATCCGAAAAAGTTGGGGATTATGTAATTATGGGCGAGCTTTCTCTTGACGGAAGTTTGCAGCCAATAAAAGGAGTATTGCCAATTGCAATTCAAGCACGAGAAGAAGGTTTCAAAGGATTTATTTTGCCAAATCAAAATGCAAAAGAAGCCGCCGTAGTCAATAATTTGGAGATTTATGGTGTTGATAATATCAAAGAAGTAATTGATTTTTTCAATGAAGAAATTGAATTAGAGCCAACTGTGGTTAATACTCGCGACGAGTTTTATAAGAATATTAATATTTGCGATTTCGATTTTTCCGATGTAAAAGGTCAGGAAAATGTGAAGCGTGCTTTGGAAGTTGCTGCCGCCGGAGGGCACAATATAATTATGATAGGACCTCCGGGTGCCGGAAAAACTATGTTGGCAAAACGTATCCCTACGATAATTCCTCCACTGACTTTGCATGAATCATTAGAAACAACAAAAATACATTCGGTTGTAGGGAAAATTTCGCGTGAAACTTCTTTGATTACAAGTCGTCCTTTCAGGTCGCCACACCACACAATTTCTGATGTTGCACTTGTTGGAGGCGGACAATTTCCGCAGCCCGGAGAAATTTCCTTAGCTCACAATGGCGTTTTATTTTTAGATGAATTGCCCGAATTTAAGCGTACAGTTTTGGAGGTTATGCGTCAGCCGCTGGAAGACCGAGTCATTACCATTTCTCGAGCAAAATTTTCGGTAGAATATCCAGCAAGTTTTATGCTTGTTTCTTCTATGAATCCCTGTCCTTGCGGATATTATAATCATCCAGAAAAAAATTGTGTTTGTTCGCCGGGAGTTGTCCAAAAATATTTGAACAAAATTTCAGGACCTTTGCTAGATAGGATAGATATTCATATTGAAGTAATTCCTGTTTCGTTTAAAAAACTTTCGGAAACGAAAATGTCTGAAAATAGCATAGAAATAAGGCAAAGGGTGATAACCGCAAGAGAAACTCAGGAGAGGAGGTTTGCAGAAAATAAGGAAGTTCATTCAAATTCGCAGATGAGTTCAAAACAAATCAGAAAATATTGCGAAATAGATGAGACAGGCAAAACATTGTTGAAAAATGCTCTGGAAAAATTAGGGCTTTCAGCTCGGGCTTATGATAGAATCTTGAAAGTTTCGAGAACTATAGCAGACCTTGAAGGTTACGAAGATATTCTATCTGACCATCTGGCGGAAGCAATACAATATAGAAGTTTGGATAGGGAAAATTGGGCTGGGTAG
- a CDS encoding DUF350 domain-containing protein, which yields MTHILDLAITTVVYLASGFILFFIGKMVYQLFHRNINIKDELVHKDNFAFAISHTGYFVGLLLAIGSAIIGPSNGLLIDLADIFIYGFIAILLLNISIIINDKIILRKFSVRKEIIDDQNAGTGVVEAANSIATGLIILGAVSGEGGGIMTALVFWAIGQIVILLISFVYDLITPYNIHEHIEKDNVAVGIGFAGAIIAIGNLIRFALMDDFESWATTLSFVGIEVLIGIILLPVVRFLSDKILLPGQKLTDEIINQEKPNIGAALIEAFSYIGGSVLLTWCM from the coding sequence ATGACACATATCTTAGACCTAGCAATCACGACAGTAGTTTATCTTGCAAGTGGATTTATATTGTTTTTTATTGGCAAAATGGTTTACCAGCTATTTCATAGAAATATTAATATAAAAGACGAACTTGTACATAAAGACAATTTTGCATTTGCCATTTCACATACCGGATATTTTGTTGGTTTATTGTTGGCAATTGGAAGTGCAATAATTGGACCTTCGAATGGCTTACTCATCGATTTAGCAGATATTTTCATTTATGGCTTTATAGCAATTTTGCTTCTAAATATTTCTATAATAATCAACGATAAGATTATTCTACGGAAGTTTTCTGTAAGAAAAGAAATAATAGATGACCAAAATGCCGGTACAGGAGTTGTAGAAGCTGCAAATTCTATTGCTACAGGTCTAATAATTCTCGGAGCAGTTTCCGGAGAAGGTGGTGGTATTATGACAGCATTGGTTTTCTGGGCAATCGGTCAAATCGTGATTTTACTTATTAGTTTTGTTTACGATTTGATTACTCCATATAACATTCACGAACATATAGAAAAAGACAATGTAGCTGTTGGAATTGGATTTGCAGGGGCAATAATAGCAATCGGAAATCTTATTCGCTTTGCCCTAATGGACGATTTCGAAAGTTGGGCTACTACCCTGTCATTTGTAGGTATTGAGGTTTTAATTGGAATAATTCTATTACCAGTTGTAAGATTCTTAAGTGATAAAATTTTATTGCCCGGACAAAAACTTACTGACGAAATTATAAATCAGGAAAAACCAAATATCGGTGCTGCATTAATTGAAGCATTTTCATATATTGGCGGATCTGTTTTGTTGACTTGGTGTATGTAA
- a CDS encoding DUF4178 domain-containing protein, which yields MGIFDVFKKKEKKPEYDPTNISVLDLQKGFVFEYDLKTWIVKAAYDYDWGNNFFSREYKIDDGEQQFFLSVENDDEISISISKKIKIRTISEDIPEYISENDKPPKSLIYKNIKYFLDGENPGFFKDCENKTDDWAEVISWTYYDETDENILNIEQWGDDDFESSVGTVIKEFEISNILPG from the coding sequence ATGGGAATTTTTGATGTGTTCAAAAAAAAAGAAAAAAAACCTGAGTACGATCCTACCAACATAAGTGTTTTAGACTTGCAAAAAGGTTTTGTTTTTGAATACGACCTTAAGACCTGGATAGTGAAAGCTGCTTACGATTACGATTGGGGAAACAATTTTTTTTCGAGAGAATATAAAATTGACGATGGCGAACAACAGTTTTTTCTTAGTGTAGAAAACGACGACGAAATTTCAATATCAATCAGTAAAAAAATAAAAATCAGAACCATCAGTGAAGATATTCCCGAATATATTTCTGAAAATGACAAACCTCCTAAATCGTTGATATATAAAAATATAAAGTATTTTCTTGACGGTGAAAATCCCGGATTTTTTAAGGATTGCGAGAATAAAACAGACGATTGGGCAGAAGTAATTTCCTGGACTTATTATGATGAAACAGACGAAAATATCCTAAATATTGAACAATGGGGAGACGATGATTTTGAATCTTCAGTAGGTACTGTAATTAAAGAATTTGAAATATCGAATATATTGCCCGGATAA
- a CDS encoding PspA/IM30 family protein produces the protein MNFFQRLFKMGEAEAHAAIDKLENPIRLTEQGIRDLKNDLDKSLQALAEVKAMSIRSKNEASSYKNKAADYEKKAMLVLKRAQEGKIEPAEADRLASEALLKKEEAAKQGTTAEANSKNFEQNISQIDANVKKLKSNISHYENELKTLKARAKVSATTKKLNKQMSQIDSGGTISTLERMKEKVEQDEALAQAYGDISNENKSLDDEIDSVLSDDKSIEASDALAELKAKMKI, from the coding sequence ATGAATTTTTTCCAAAGATTATTTAAGATGGGTGAAGCAGAAGCCCATGCAGCAATTGATAAGCTCGAAAACCCAATTCGGTTGACAGAGCAAGGAATACGCGATTTGAAAAACGACCTCGACAAAAGTCTTCAAGCATTGGCAGAAGTCAAAGCAATGTCAATAAGATCGAAAAACGAAGCTTCAAGCTATAAAAACAAAGCTGCCGACTACGAAAAAAAGGCAATGTTAGTTTTAAAAAGAGCTCAAGAAGGAAAAATTGAACCTGCCGAAGCCGACAGATTAGCAAGCGAAGCTCTGTTGAAAAAAGAAGAAGCCGCAAAGCAGGGAACTACTGCTGAAGCCAACTCAAAGAATTTTGAACAAAATATTTCTCAGATTGATGCAAATGTTAAAAAATTAAAGTCGAATATTTCGCATTACGAAAACGAACTAAAAACTCTGAAGGCAAGAGCAAAAGTTAGTGCTACTACCAAAAAACTCAATAAGCAAATGTCTCAGATTGATAGCGGTGGAACAATTTCAACCTTAGAACGAATGAAAGAAAAAGTGGAGCAAGATGAGGCATTGGCACAAGCTTATGGCGATATCTCAAACGAAAACAAAAGCCTCGACGACGAAATTGACTCTGTACTTTCAGACGATAAATCTATTGAAGCCTCCGATGCTCTTGCTGAACTAAAAGCAAAAATGAAAATTTAG
- a CDS encoding molecular chaperone Tir, protein MDNYFLKVKNYLIELEYEIVSENIDDSVFVIQKEEDGIKNLMIACDDPILIIEQYLFDVESENCDTYKKLLQINRNIVHGAFVIDESGKKIIFRDTLQLENLDINEIQGSLNSLVLLLSEYTDEMLNFSRQ, encoded by the coding sequence ATGGACAATTATTTTTTGAAAGTAAAAAACTACCTTATAGAATTAGAATACGAAATAGTTTCGGAAAACATTGACGATTCAGTTTTTGTAATACAAAAAGAAGAAGATGGCATTAAAAATTTGATGATTGCTTGCGATGATCCTATTTTGATAATAGAGCAATACCTATTTGATGTTGAATCTGAAAATTGCGATACATATAAAAAACTACTTCAAATAAACAGGAATATCGTTCATGGAGCATTCGTAATCGACGAATCGGGCAAAAAAATCATTTTTCGCGATACACTTCAATTAGAAAATCTTGACATAAACGAAATTCAAGGCTCATTAAATTCATTAGTTTTACTTTTGAGCGAATACACAGATGAAATGTTAAATTTTTCAAGACAATAA